One window of the Xenopus tropicalis strain Nigerian chromosome 10, UCB_Xtro_10.0, whole genome shotgun sequence genome contains the following:
- the LOC116408069 gene encoding sprT-like domain-containing protein Spartan: MSEGSNPTLYIILDNPDISYFYLEEENDISSPPTEQPTYSGLSIVDPIWETIDPNPNLQTLYNDFNERIFSGMLPEIEVKWSNRMTRATGACYPFFDEEGNCVQCRIYLSKPILELRPRRDTVETLLHEMIHAFQCFRKTKDEGDDHGPNFQNFVEILNDSLGTNITTTHCFYEEVEALKRHWWECDGPCQKVVKRARNLAPSSRERWFREHEQTCGGNFIKTSEPETPVRKERNSKKATEPEVPARKKRNFKKATEPEAPARKKRKT, encoded by the exons ATGAGTGAAGGGAGCAATCCTACTCTTTATATTATTTTAGACAATCCtgatatttcttatttttatctTGAAGAAGAAAATGACATAAGTTCCCCTCCAACTGAGCAGCCTACATACAGTGGTCTTTCTATTGTTGATCCAATTTGGGAAACTATTGACCCAAATCCAAACCTCCAGACCCTGTATAATGACTTCAATGAGCGCATATTTTCTGGTATGTTGCCTGAGATTGAAGTCAAATGGAGCAACAGAATGACTCG AGCGACTGGAGCTTGCTATCCATTTTTCGATGAGGAAGGGAATTGCGTACAATGCAGAATATACCTGAGCAAGCCTATACTTGAGTTGCGGCCTAGAAGGGATACAGTGGAA ACTCTCCTTCATGAGATGATTCACGCCTTCCAGTGCTTCCGAAAAACAAAAGATGAAGGTGATGATCATGGGCCAAATTTCCAGAATTTTGTGGAAATCCTTAATGATTCTCTTGGCACAAATATAACA ACCACCCACTGCTTTTATGAGGAAGTTGAGGCATTAAAGAGGCATTGGTGGGAATGTGATGGCCCCTGCCAAAAAGTGGTAAAAAGAGCAAGAAACTTGGCACCCTCCTCCAGGGAACGTTGGTTCCGAGAGCATGAGCAGACATGTGGAGGCAATTTCATAAAGACCTCTGAGCCTGAGACTCCTGTGCGAAAGGAAAGAAATTCCAAAAAGGCCACTGAGCCTGAGGTTCCTGCGCGAAAGAAAAGAAATTTCAAAAAGGCCACTGAGCCTGAGGCTCCTGCacgaaagaaaagaaaaacctaG